The following coding sequences lie in one Burkholderia cepacia genomic window:
- a CDS encoding LysR substrate-binding domain-containing protein: MELKWLEDFVSLAETRSFSRSAELRHVSQPAFSRRIQALEAWLATELIDRSVYPTRLTQAGQIFYEQALTMLSQAHEARTLLRGHVGAPVPTIEFAVPHTLSLTYFPRWLQRIEAKMGQVHTRLRALNVHDAVLSLVEGGCDLVMGYHHPSHPVALDPARYDMLILGSEPISPFSAPGRAGRPRYTLPGAADARVPYLSYTPNAYLGRMTEVIVANAPTRLFLDRVYETDMAEGLKAMALAGHGVAFLPHSAVEDAVAGGRLIRLDRSARGGAHPFTLTMEIRLYCDKLALQGDDPRQKLVRALWDVVRDELRDPTN; this comes from the coding sequence ATGGAACTGAAATGGCTCGAAGACTTCGTCTCGCTCGCGGAAACGCGCAGCTTTAGCCGGTCCGCGGAACTGCGGCATGTGTCGCAGCCCGCGTTCTCGCGGCGGATTCAGGCACTGGAGGCATGGCTCGCGACCGAACTGATCGATCGTTCGGTCTATCCGACGCGGCTCACGCAGGCCGGCCAGATCTTCTACGAGCAGGCGCTGACGATGCTGTCGCAGGCGCACGAGGCGCGCACGCTGCTGCGCGGCCACGTCGGCGCGCCGGTGCCGACGATCGAGTTCGCGGTGCCGCACACGCTGTCGCTCACGTATTTCCCGCGCTGGCTGCAGCGGATCGAGGCGAAGATGGGCCAGGTCCACACGCGTCTGCGCGCGCTGAACGTGCACGACGCGGTGCTGTCGCTCGTCGAGGGCGGCTGCGATCTCGTGATGGGCTACCACCACCCGAGTCACCCGGTCGCGCTCGACCCGGCGCGCTACGACATGCTGATCCTCGGCAGCGAGCCGATCAGCCCGTTCTCGGCGCCCGGCCGCGCGGGCCGGCCGCGCTATACGCTGCCGGGTGCGGCCGACGCGCGCGTGCCGTACCTGTCGTATACGCCGAACGCGTATCTCGGCCGGATGACCGAAGTCATCGTCGCGAACGCGCCGACGCGGCTGTTCCTCGATCGCGTCTATGAAACCGACATGGCCGAAGGGCTGAAGGCGATGGCGCTCGCGGGCCATGGCGTCGCGTTCCTGCCGCACAGCGCGGTCGAGGATGCGGTCGCGGGCGGTCGCCTGATCCGGCTCGACCGGTCGGCGCGCGGCGGTGCACATCCGTTCACGCTGACGATGGAGATCCGGCTGTACTGCGACAAGCTCGCGCTGCAGGGCGACGATCCGCGCCAGAAGCTCGTGCGCGCGCTGTGGGACGTCGTGCGCGACGAGCTGCGCGATCCCACAAATTAA
- a CDS encoding Glu/Leu/Phe/Val family dehydrogenase, giving the protein MSSQLQSIPSYLHADDLGPWGNYLQQVDRVAPYLGSLSRWLETLKRPKRILIVDCPIELDNGTVAHFEGYRVQHNVSRGPGKGGVRYHQDVTLSEVMALSAWMSVKNAAVNVPYGGAKGGIRVDPRKLSRGELERVTRRYTSEIGIIIGPNTDIPAPDVNTNEQVMAWMMDTYSMNQGQTSTGVVTGKPIALGGSLGRKEATGRGVFVVGSEAAKKKGLEIAGARIAVQGFGNVGGIAAKLFQEAGAKVIAVQDHTGTIYQPAGLDSNKLLDHVARTGGVAGFEGSEPMPNDEFWTVETDILIPAALENQITEKNAAKIRTKIIVEGANGPTTTAADDILSANGVLVIPDVIANAGGVTVSYFEWVQDFSSFFWTEDEINHRLERVMREAFAGVWAVAEEHKVTVRTAAFIVACKRILMAREMRGLYP; this is encoded by the coding sequence ATGTCTTCGCAATTGCAGTCCATCCCGTCCTACCTGCACGCCGACGATCTCGGCCCGTGGGGCAACTACCTTCAGCAAGTCGATCGCGTCGCGCCGTACCTCGGCTCGCTGTCGCGCTGGCTCGAGACGCTGAAGCGTCCGAAACGCATCCTGATCGTCGACTGCCCCATCGAGCTCGATAACGGCACCGTCGCGCACTTCGAAGGCTATCGCGTGCAGCACAACGTGTCGCGCGGCCCGGGCAAGGGCGGCGTGCGCTACCACCAGGACGTGACGCTGTCGGAAGTGATGGCGCTGTCCGCATGGATGTCGGTCAAGAACGCGGCCGTGAACGTGCCGTACGGCGGCGCGAAGGGCGGTATCCGCGTCGACCCGCGCAAGCTGTCGCGTGGTGAGCTCGAGCGCGTGACGCGCCGCTACACCAGCGAAATCGGCATCATCATCGGCCCGAACACCGACATTCCGGCGCCGGACGTCAACACCAACGAACAGGTGATGGCGTGGATGATGGACACCTACTCGATGAACCAGGGCCAGACGTCGACCGGCGTCGTGACCGGCAAGCCGATCGCGCTCGGCGGTTCGCTCGGCCGCAAGGAAGCAACGGGCCGCGGCGTGTTCGTCGTCGGTTCGGAAGCGGCGAAGAAGAAGGGCCTCGAAATCGCAGGCGCGCGCATCGCGGTGCAGGGCTTCGGCAACGTCGGCGGCATCGCGGCGAAGCTGTTCCAGGAAGCGGGCGCGAAGGTGATCGCGGTGCAGGATCACACGGGCACGATCTACCAGCCGGCCGGCCTCGATTCGAACAAGCTGCTCGACCACGTCGCACGCACGGGCGGCGTCGCGGGCTTCGAAGGCTCGGAGCCGATGCCGAACGACGAGTTCTGGACGGTCGAGACGGACATCCTGATCCCGGCGGCACTGGAAAACCAGATCACCGAGAAGAATGCAGCGAAGATCCGCACGAAGATCATCGTCGAAGGCGCGAACGGCCCGACGACGACGGCAGCGGACGACATCCTGAGCGCAAACGGCGTGCTCGTGATCCCCGACGTGATCGCGAACGCGGGTGGCGTGACCGTGTCGTACTTCGAGTGGGTGCAGGATTTCTCGAGCTTCTTCTGGACGGAAGACGAGATCAACCACCGTCTCGAGCGCGTGATGCGCGAAGCGTTCGCCGGCGTGTGGGCGGTCGCGGAAGAGCACAAGGTGACGGTGCGTACGGCGGCGTTCATCGTCGCGTGCAAGCGCATCCTGATGGCGCGCGAAATGCGTGGCCTCTACCCCTGA
- a CDS encoding glutamate/aspartate ABC transporter substrate-binding protein, whose translation MKYHKAVLMVAALCAFASGAHAQETGTLKKIKDTGVIALGHRESSIPFSYYDQNQQVVGYSREFQLKVVDAVKKKLNLPNLQVKNIPITSQNRIPLVQNGTVDIECGSTTNNAERQQQAAFSDTIFVIGTRLMTKKDSGVKDFADLKGKTVVTTAGTTSERLLRKMNNEKQLGMNIISAKDHGDSFNTLESGRAVAFMMDDALLAGERAKAKQPGEWVIVGTPQSEEAYGCMMRKGDADFKKVVDDAISQVEKSGEAAKIYAKWFENPIPPKGLNLNFPLSDSMKKLYANPNDKALD comes from the coding sequence ATGAAATACCACAAGGCAGTCCTGATGGTCGCGGCGCTCTGCGCGTTCGCAAGCGGCGCGCATGCTCAGGAGACGGGCACGCTGAAGAAGATCAAGGACACGGGCGTGATCGCGCTGGGCCATCGCGAATCGTCGATTCCGTTCTCCTACTACGACCAGAACCAGCAGGTGGTTGGCTATTCGCGCGAATTCCAGCTGAAGGTGGTCGACGCGGTGAAGAAGAAGCTGAACCTGCCGAACCTGCAGGTGAAGAACATCCCGATCACGTCGCAGAACCGCATTCCGCTGGTGCAGAACGGCACGGTCGACATCGAGTGCGGCTCGACGACCAACAACGCCGAGCGCCAGCAGCAGGCGGCGTTCTCCGACACGATCTTCGTGATCGGCACGCGCCTGATGACGAAGAAGGATTCGGGCGTCAAGGATTTCGCCGACCTGAAGGGCAAGACGGTCGTGACGACCGCCGGCACGACGTCGGAGCGCCTGCTGCGCAAGATGAACAACGAGAAGCAACTGGGCATGAACATCATCAGCGCGAAGGATCACGGCGATTCCTTCAACACGCTGGAATCGGGCCGCGCGGTCGCGTTCATGATGGATGACGCGCTGCTCGCGGGCGAGCGCGCGAAGGCGAAGCAGCCGGGCGAGTGGGTGATCGTCGGCACGCCGCAATCGGAAGAAGCGTACGGCTGCATGATGCGCAAGGGCGACGCCGACTTCAAGAAGGTCGTCGACGACGCGATCTCGCAAGTCGAGAAGTCGGGCGAAGCCGCGAAGATCTACGCGAAGTGGTTCGAGAACCCGATTCCGCCGAAGGGGCTGAACCTGAACTTCCCGCTGTCCGATTCGATGAAGAAGCTGTACGCGAACCCGAACGACAAGGCGCTCGACTGA
- a CDS encoding amino acid ABC transporter permease produces MSYHWNWGIFLSPVSTGEPTTYFGWLMSGFWVTIEVSLVAWVIALIVGSLFGVLRTVPNKWLSALGTLYVSIFRNIPLIVQFFVWYLVIPELLPASIGTWIKQLPPTTQFFTASIICLGLFTGARVCEQVRSGINALPKGQRAAGLAMGFTQWQTYRYVLLPVAYRIIVPPLTSEFLNIFKNSAVASTIGLLDLSAQARQLVDYTAQTYESFIAVTLAYVIINLVVMSFMRWIEGRTRLPGYIGGK; encoded by the coding sequence ATGTCTTACCACTGGAACTGGGGCATCTTCCTGAGCCCCGTGTCGACCGGCGAGCCGACGACTTATTTCGGATGGCTGATGTCCGGCTTCTGGGTGACGATCGAAGTGTCGCTCGTCGCCTGGGTCATCGCGCTGATCGTCGGATCGCTGTTCGGCGTGCTGCGCACGGTGCCGAACAAATGGCTGTCCGCGCTCGGCACCCTGTACGTGTCGATCTTCCGGAACATTCCGCTGATCGTGCAGTTCTTCGTCTGGTATCTCGTGATACCCGAGCTGCTGCCCGCATCGATCGGCACCTGGATCAAGCAGCTGCCGCCCACCACGCAGTTCTTTACCGCGTCGATCATCTGTCTCGGCCTGTTCACGGGCGCGCGCGTGTGCGAACAGGTGCGCTCGGGGATCAACGCGCTGCCGAAGGGCCAGCGCGCGGCCGGCCTCGCGATGGGCTTCACGCAATGGCAGACGTATCGCTACGTGCTGCTGCCCGTTGCGTACCGGATCATCGTGCCGCCGCTCACGTCGGAATTCCTGAACATCTTCAAGAACTCCGCCGTCGCGTCGACGATCGGCCTGCTCGACCTGTCCGCGCAGGCGCGCCAGCTCGTCGACTACACCGCGCAGACGTATGAATCGTTCATCGCGGTCACGCTTGCGTACGTGATCATCAACCTCGTCGTGATGTCGTTCATGCGCTGGATCGAAGGCCGCACGCGGCTGCCCGGCTATATCGGAGGCAAGTGA
- the gltK gene encoding glutamate/aspartate ABC transporter permease GltK, with amino-acid sequence MHQFDWSSIPGALPTLWTGAVITFQITLIAIVVGIVWGTLLALMRLSGVKPLAWFAQGYVTVFRSIPLVMVLLWFFLIVPQLLQGVLGLSPTIDIRLASAMVAFSLFEAAYYSEIIRAGIQAVPRGQVNAAFALGMNYAQAMRLVILPQAFRAMVPLLLTQAIVLFQDTSLVYVISLADFFRTAANIGDRDGTTVEMVLFAGACYFVICTLASALVKGLQKKVTR; translated from the coding sequence ATGCATCAGTTCGACTGGAGTAGTATTCCCGGCGCGCTGCCGACGCTGTGGACGGGGGCGGTCATCACGTTCCAGATCACGCTGATCGCGATCGTGGTCGGGATCGTCTGGGGCACGCTGCTGGCGCTGATGCGGCTGTCGGGCGTCAAGCCGCTCGCGTGGTTCGCGCAGGGCTACGTGACGGTGTTCCGCTCGATCCCGCTCGTGATGGTGCTGCTGTGGTTCTTCCTGATCGTGCCGCAGTTGCTGCAGGGCGTGCTCGGGCTGTCGCCGACGATCGACATCCGCCTCGCGTCGGCGATGGTCGCGTTCTCGCTGTTCGAAGCCGCGTATTATTCCGAGATCATCCGTGCCGGCATCCAGGCGGTGCCGCGCGGGCAGGTGAACGCCGCGTTCGCGCTCGGCATGAACTACGCGCAGGCGATGCGACTCGTGATCCTGCCGCAGGCGTTCCGCGCGATGGTGCCGCTGCTGCTCACGCAGGCGATCGTCCTGTTCCAGGATACGTCGCTCGTGTACGTGATCAGTCTCGCGGACTTCTTCCGCACGGCGGCCAACATCGGCGATCGCGACGGCACGACCGTCGAGATGGTCCTGTTCGCCGGCGCATGTTATTTCGTGATTTGCACGTTGGCGTCTGCTCTCGTCAAGGGTCTCCAGAAAAAGGTCACAAGATGA
- a CDS encoding amino acid ABC transporter ATP-binding protein, whose protein sequence is MISIKNVSKWYGQFQVLTDCTTEVKKGEVVVVCGPSGSGKSTLIKTVNGLEPFQQGEILVNDQSVGDKKTNLSKLRSKVGMVFQHFELFPHLSITENLTLAQIKVLGRGKDEANEKGMKLLDRVGLKAHAHKFPGQLSGGQQQRVAIARALSMDPIAMLFDEPTSALDPEMINEVLDVMVELAQEGMTMMVVTHEMGFAKKVAHRVIFMDKGAIVEDDRKDDFFSNPKSERAKDFLAKILH, encoded by the coding sequence ATGATTTCCATCAAGAACGTTTCGAAGTGGTACGGCCAGTTTCAGGTCCTCACCGACTGCACGACCGAGGTCAAGAAAGGTGAAGTGGTCGTCGTGTGCGGCCCGTCGGGCTCGGGCAAGTCGACGCTGATCAAGACCGTGAACGGCCTCGAGCCGTTTCAGCAAGGCGAGATCCTCGTGAACGACCAGTCGGTCGGCGACAAGAAGACGAACCTGTCGAAGCTGCGCTCGAAGGTCGGGATGGTGTTCCAGCATTTCGAGCTGTTCCCGCACCTGTCGATCACCGAGAACCTGACGCTCGCACAAATCAAGGTGCTCGGCCGCGGCAAGGACGAGGCGAACGAGAAGGGCATGAAGCTGCTCGATCGCGTCGGCCTGAAGGCGCATGCGCACAAGTTCCCGGGCCAGTTGTCGGGCGGCCAGCAGCAGCGTGTCGCAATCGCGCGTGCGCTGTCGATGGATCCGATCGCGATGCTGTTCGACGAGCCGACGTCCGCGCTCGATCCCGAGATGATCAACGAAGTGCTCGACGTGATGGTCGAACTCGCGCAGGAAGGGATGACGATGATGGTCGTCACGCACGAGATGGGCTTCGCGAAGAAGGTCGCGCATCGCGTGATCTTCATGGACAAGGGCGCAATCGTCGAGGACGACCGCAAGGACGATTTCTTCTCGAATCCGAAATCGGAACGCGCGAAGGACTTCCTCGCGAAGATCCTGCACTGA
- a CDS encoding autotransporter outer membrane beta-barrel domain-containing protein, with amino-acid sequence MNHSFRSIWSEAAGCWVAAAETARARGKRSGSESGTGRGAAHEAMRRPPPRVAALGAALAMLSAGAAHASTCGNGATIANGGTCAVGTFNPTANDNLVGSATVSGGDTVGVTGAWAGTGGNPGYTLTPIGSTTIVSGNPSQPLLSLGGKTYSVSTPDSITGTRTSVATYDSSAFTASTAGATNVPVYNDVNGNQYVDTRIGTIGRTGGTLDVSIGNAANAPDAAGNAISMAAKQTDLALADGTGTAKSTVNWNSRNQIWFTTGDYLASGGAVGNLQLDVPAYTGTFTAFDGSTWKVTDAASLAAYNDFLVRSVQSGALGSQAAYDSAFSQAVTFSQETFQYQNNVSAGDKNTLPIDYLSAMHGTGANATLHIGTDGQIDFRGTNTIVSSSAVLAENGAHFVNDGRLSGDFTLVRLLSGASGVNNGTISSGYASGDNFDTSGSAPPVNFGFNAYTEGNGVYASGMGTSFVNNGVMNVGAWTLDGNQPNLQNYAVGVTGGATGSNAGTINVGVNATTLDSQVIGGLVTNDGLFTNQAGGTIYLGRSAQYAPGGTASDVALSAHAYGILLGSSGTGRNLGTIVIGSQTQNGAAMASIGSSYGYLSNEGTIVVNGAAPGTPLANVGMLAADTAATVSNSGTITLNGVNGIGIMVVGTGSVATTALSTGTINVAGSLDPASGTRNYGVWAEGPRATATLDGALNLTGTGAIGVHARSGATINVGANAVPAFMSGTNQIGFYAYGAGSKINVAAQHLSVDTDDSTLFRVAGGAAYTGASTAGALTTDVNGQRARGVLATDAGTTLSTGNAIYNVNGANGIAIAVEGGATGTIDAGATINLNAAGAIAGVVDGQAHDLAGANAGAPVATTLTNQAAVTSSTAGVTGFVAQNLGTLENRDTVLLTGAGSTGVVVGTQGTVNNASTIHVSDGTGALVQGASATLANAGSIEADNGIAGVRLTGAGASVALSGAGTVIANGSADGVLIDSTVTGGGIAAGTTSISVGGSGSGIRNLGANTTIALAGTQITTTGTGADGLTSTGAGARIATDAATSVHTAGANARGLYVSGADSTLSATGTTVATTGAGAHAAVMDGGATALLSGATLATSGSAADSVVAQNGGRIADTGSSIGSAAGNGATANSGGVLALTGTTLKGATAGVLTSDTLANGATNSVLVDGGSVTSVAGPAFSARGGTADIAVRNGTVVTAGNGTLLNLASGSNVTFNASAVNLAGDIVSDASSTGNVFLANGTTLTGKIDPVALTVDGTSTWRMTGSSVLSSLNNAGLVAFTAPVGSPTLTGSYKTLTTGSYVGNGGTIALNTYLGADTSPTDRLIVNGGAASGTTGLKIANTAGTGAQTTGDGIPVVVTANGGTTTASAFHLAGPVQAGAYEYRLYRGGQSDANGWYLRSQLDQTDPGDPIHPSGGGDGGNGNGGGTLAYRPGVAGYALTPLLNADYGFSTLGKLHERVGDIYNVEKQQPGNRDGVWGRIGGQSLDANAGRFAADERTFFAQFGKDWTLDQAPNGAGSTHAGVTASIGVSNASFSDMARADTQNLSTSTGSVEMHAQSVGGYWTRYLPDGTYFDSVGQVTHYGNRYRDSYGNEASQNGFGIALSQEVGKPFAIGGTPIAIEPQAQLMYQYLKLNGFNDNVSAVSGTTTNALRGRVGVRIFRPNLQSDAGGGAATPYFTADVLHDFLSPGQTVVGGTPFATHLGRTWYELGVGVTAGFGKSGELYANAKIARNIGGDYRRGIVGQVGYRYSW; translated from the coding sequence GTGAATCACTCATTTCGATCGATATGGAGCGAAGCCGCCGGCTGCTGGGTCGCGGCAGCGGAAACGGCACGGGCGCGCGGCAAGCGCTCAGGCAGCGAATCGGGCACGGGCCGCGGCGCCGCGCATGAAGCCATGCGCCGGCCGCCGCCGCGGGTCGCCGCACTCGGCGCGGCGCTGGCCATGCTGTCGGCCGGCGCCGCGCATGCGTCGACCTGCGGCAACGGCGCGACAATCGCGAACGGCGGCACCTGCGCGGTCGGCACCTTCAACCCGACAGCCAACGACAACCTGGTCGGTTCCGCGACCGTCTCGGGCGGCGACACGGTCGGCGTGACCGGCGCATGGGCCGGCACCGGCGGCAACCCCGGCTACACGCTCACGCCGATCGGCAGCACCACCATCGTGTCGGGCAACCCGAGCCAGCCGCTGCTGTCGCTCGGCGGCAAGACCTACAGCGTCAGCACGCCCGACTCGATCACCGGCACCCGCACGTCGGTCGCGACCTACGACTCGTCCGCATTCACCGCGTCGACGGCCGGCGCGACCAACGTACCCGTCTACAACGACGTGAACGGCAACCAGTACGTGGACACGCGCATCGGCACCATCGGCCGCACCGGCGGCACGCTCGACGTGTCGATCGGCAATGCGGCGAATGCGCCCGATGCAGCCGGCAACGCGATCTCGATGGCCGCGAAGCAGACCGACCTCGCCCTCGCGGACGGCACGGGCACTGCAAAAAGCACCGTCAACTGGAATTCGCGCAACCAGATCTGGTTCACGACCGGCGACTATCTGGCGAGCGGCGGTGCCGTCGGCAACCTCCAGCTCGACGTGCCGGCCTACACGGGCACCTTCACCGCGTTCGACGGCAGCACCTGGAAGGTCACCGACGCCGCGTCGCTCGCCGCGTACAACGACTTTCTCGTGCGCTCGGTGCAAAGCGGCGCGCTCGGCTCGCAGGCTGCCTACGACAGCGCGTTCAGCCAGGCGGTCACGTTCTCGCAGGAAACCTTTCAGTACCAGAACAACGTGTCCGCCGGCGACAAGAACACGCTGCCGATCGATTACCTGTCGGCGATGCACGGCACCGGCGCGAACGCGACGCTGCATATCGGCACGGACGGCCAGATCGACTTCCGCGGCACCAACACGATCGTCTCGAGCTCGGCCGTCCTCGCGGAGAACGGCGCGCACTTCGTCAACGACGGGCGCCTGTCGGGCGACTTCACGCTGGTGCGCCTGCTGAGCGGCGCAAGCGGCGTCAACAACGGCACGATCTCGTCCGGCTACGCGTCCGGCGACAACTTCGACACGAGCGGCAGCGCGCCGCCCGTCAACTTCGGCTTCAACGCCTACACGGAAGGCAACGGTGTGTATGCAAGCGGGATGGGCACCTCGTTCGTCAACAACGGCGTGATGAACGTCGGCGCGTGGACGCTCGACGGCAACCAGCCGAACCTGCAGAACTACGCGGTAGGCGTGACAGGCGGCGCGACCGGGTCGAACGCCGGTACGATCAACGTCGGCGTCAATGCGACGACGCTCGACAGCCAGGTGATCGGCGGCCTCGTCACCAACGACGGCCTCTTCACGAACCAGGCCGGCGGCACGATCTACCTCGGCCGCTCGGCACAGTACGCACCCGGCGGCACGGCAAGCGACGTCGCGCTCTCCGCGCACGCGTATGGCATCCTGCTCGGCAGTTCCGGCACCGGGCGCAACCTCGGCACGATCGTGATCGGTTCGCAGACGCAGAACGGCGCCGCGATGGCAAGCATCGGTTCGTCGTACGGCTATCTGAGCAACGAAGGTACGATCGTCGTCAACGGCGCGGCACCCGGCACGCCGCTCGCCAACGTCGGCATGCTCGCGGCCGATACGGCCGCGACCGTAAGCAACTCCGGCACCATCACGCTGAACGGCGTGAACGGCATCGGCATCATGGTCGTCGGCACCGGGTCGGTGGCAACGACTGCCCTGTCGACCGGCACGATCAACGTGGCCGGCAGCCTCGATCCGGCCTCGGGCACGCGCAACTACGGCGTGTGGGCCGAAGGGCCGCGCGCCACGGCCACGCTCGATGGCGCGCTCAACCTGACGGGCACCGGCGCGATCGGCGTGCACGCACGCTCGGGCGCGACGATCAACGTCGGCGCGAACGCGGTGCCGGCCTTCATGTCCGGCACGAACCAGATCGGCTTCTACGCCTACGGCGCAGGCTCGAAGATCAACGTCGCCGCGCAGCACCTCAGCGTCGACACCGACGACTCGACGCTGTTCCGCGTCGCGGGCGGCGCGGCCTACACGGGCGCGTCGACAGCCGGCGCGCTGACGACCGACGTCAACGGCCAGCGTGCGCGTGGCGTGCTCGCGACCGACGCCGGCACGACGCTGTCGACCGGCAACGCGATCTACAACGTCAACGGCGCGAACGGCATCGCGATCGCGGTCGAGGGGGGCGCGACCGGCACGATCGACGCGGGCGCGACGATCAACCTGAACGCGGCCGGCGCGATCGCGGGCGTCGTCGACGGGCAGGCGCACGATCTCGCCGGCGCGAACGCCGGCGCACCGGTCGCGACGACGCTGACCAACCAGGCCGCCGTGACGTCGTCGACCGCCGGCGTGACGGGCTTCGTCGCGCAGAACCTCGGCACGCTCGAGAACCGCGACACCGTGCTGCTGACCGGCGCCGGCTCGACGGGCGTCGTCGTCGGCACGCAAGGCACGGTGAACAACGCGTCGACGATCCATGTGTCCGACGGCACCGGCGCGCTCGTGCAGGGTGCGTCGGCAACGCTCGCCAACGCGGGCTCGATCGAAGCCGACAACGGAATCGCGGGCGTTCGCCTGACGGGCGCCGGCGCATCGGTCGCGCTGTCGGGCGCCGGCACCGTGATCGCGAACGGCAGCGCCGACGGCGTGCTGATCGACTCGACCGTCACGGGCGGCGGCATCGCGGCCGGCACGACCTCGATCTCGGTCGGCGGATCGGGCAGCGGGATCCGCAACCTCGGCGCGAACACCACGATCGCGCTGGCCGGCACGCAGATCACCACGACCGGCACCGGCGCCGACGGCCTCACGTCGACCGGCGCGGGCGCACGCATCGCGACCGACGCGGCAACGTCCGTCCACACCGCCGGCGCCAACGCGCGCGGCCTGTACGTATCGGGCGCGGATTCGACGCTTTCCGCCACCGGCACGACGGTCGCGACAACCGGCGCCGGCGCGCACGCGGCCGTGATGGACGGCGGCGCAACGGCGCTGCTGTCGGGCGCGACGCTCGCCACGTCGGGCAGCGCGGCCGACAGCGTCGTCGCGCAGAACGGCGGGCGCATCGCCGATACGGGTTCGTCGATCGGCAGCGCGGCCGGCAACGGCGCAACCGCGAACAGCGGCGGCGTGCTCGCGTTGACCGGCACGACGCTCAAGGGCGCGACGGCCGGCGTACTGACGTCTGACACGCTCGCGAACGGCGCGACGAATTCGGTCCTGGTCGACGGCGGCAGCGTGACGTCCGTCGCCGGGCCGGCCTTCTCCGCGCGAGGCGGCACGGCCGACATCGCGGTGCGCAACGGTACGGTCGTGACGGCCGGCAACGGCACGCTGCTGAACCTTGCGAGCGGCAGCAACGTGACGTTCAACGCATCGGCCGTGAACCTCGCGGGCGACATCGTCTCAGACGCATCGAGCACCGGCAACGTGTTCCTCGCGAACGGCACGACGCTGACCGGCAAGATCGATCCGGTCGCACTGACCGTCGACGGCACGAGCACGTGGCGCATGACGGGCAGCTCGGTCCTGAGCAGCCTGAACAACGCGGGCCTCGTCGCATTCACCGCACCCGTCGGTTCGCCGACGCTCACGGGCAGCTACAAGACGCTGACGACCGGCAGCTACGTCGGTAACGGCGGCACGATCGCGCTCAACACGTATCTCGGCGCCGATACGTCGCCGACCGACCGGCTGATCGTGAACGGCGGCGCCGCGAGCGGCACGACCGGTCTGAAGATCGCCAACACGGCCGGCACCGGTGCGCAGACGACCGGCGACGGGATTCCCGTGGTCGTCACGGCCAACGGCGGCACGACCACCGCGTCGGCGTTCCATCTCGCCGGGCCCGTGCAGGCCGGTGCGTACGAATACCGGCTCTATCGCGGCGGGCAGAGCGACGCGAACGGCTGGTACCTGCGCTCGCAGCTCGACCAGACCGACCCCGGCGACCCGATTCACCCGTCGGGCGGCGGCGACGGCGGCAACGGGAATGGCGGCGGCACGCTCGCGTATCGCCCGGGCGTCGCCGGCTACGCGCTCACGCCGCTGCTGAACGCCGACTACGGCTTCTCGACGCTCGGCAAGCTGCATGAGCGCGTCGGCGACATCTACAACGTCGAAAAGCAGCAGCCCGGCAACCGCGACGGCGTATGGGGGCGCATCGGTGGCCAGAGTCTCGATGCCAACGCGGGCCGCTTCGCGGCCGACGAGCGCACGTTCTTCGCGCAGTTCGGCAAGGACTGGACGCTCGACCAGGCGCCGAACGGCGCGGGCAGCACGCATGCGGGCGTGACGGCCAGCATCGGCGTGTCGAACGCGAGCTTCAGCGACATGGCGCGCGCCGACACGCAGAACCTGTCGACGTCGACCGGCTCGGTCGAGATGCACGCGCAGAGCGTCGGCGGCTACTGGACGCGCTACCTGCCGGACGGCACCTACTTCGACAGCGTCGGGCAGGTCACGCACTACGGCAACCGCTATCGCGACAGCTACGGCAACGAGGCGTCGCAGAACGGCTTCGGTATCGCGCTGTCGCAGGAAGTCGGCAAGCCGTTCGCGATCGGCGGCACGCCGATCGCGATCGAGCCGCAAGCGCAGCTGATGTATCAGTACCTGAAGCTGAACGGGTTCAACGACAACGTGTCGGCCGTATCGGGCACGACGACGAACGCGCTGCGCGGCCGCGTCGGCGTGCGCATCTTCAGGCCGAACCTCCAGTCGGATGCGGGCGGCGGCGCCGCGACGCCGTACTTCACGGCCGACGTGCTGCACGACTTCCTGTCGCCGGGCCAGACCGTCGTCGGCGGCACGCCGTTCGCGACGCACCTCGGCCGCACCTGGTACGAGCTCGGCGTCGGCGTGACCGCGGGCTTCGGCAAGTCGGGCGAGCTGTACGCGAACGCAAAGATCGCGCGCAACATCGGCGGCGATTACCGGCGCGGCATCGTCGGGCAGGTCGGCTACCGCTACAGCTGGTAA